The following DNA comes from Acipenser ruthenus chromosome 58, fAciRut3.2 maternal haplotype, whole genome shotgun sequence.
ATTCTACCTCATCTGAGGAAGGTTACACAGAACCCATCCAGTGTTCCTTCAAACTGAAAAAGGCAAGGGTGGTACAGTAGAATGCAGCAGGCAAGAAATGGAAAGGGGGTTTTAAATGAGCAATTAAAGTGCTGTAGCCCAGAGTAGTAATGACttgagtccctgcaagaaaagtcTTGACTTAAGTCCCGGCTGAAAAGACTGGACTCAACTCGAGTCatacatggggtttccatgcggttcaatttacacgtgaaatggagatgcgtgtgcacgtttgggagaattactcgggtaaatcaggtttttGGCTGAAAAAAATGGCCAGacggatagggtaaatctcatttactcgtgtaaatgacaaaacacacgggaaaaccacgcccagtttcgcatggaaaccctcatttcacgtgtaaatgtttaTGAGCATGTTTAACCTTAACTGTAAATACtccaagggagcaggtcagttgttactgtgaattccaagacggcagaaagtagtgggtgatgggtgattttatggttagcagggGTGTCGTTCACATTAATGAATGTGgcggtctttttttattattgttttttgctgtgtctggtatagggctctggactcttgaccagagggttgtgggttcaatccccagtgggggacactgctgttgtacccttgagcaaggtactttacctagattgctccagtaaaaacccaactgtataaatgggtaattgtatgtaaaaataatgtgatatctgtataatgtgaaataacgtataatgtgatatgttgtaacaactgtaagtcgccctggataagggcgtctgctaagaaataaataataataataataataatatatcttgtgggtttacagttctgtataaaaccacttgccacgaactgcgttatgcatttgttacagtattaaagcagctgttagagaatacccttgctgtaaaaactacggtaaagttaaacacgaagagcaagtgagctgcataactgaattaattcctgtccttttttgatcccagctatgtccaaagacaacgtgtGTCTGCCCTACACGTTAATAAAtctagtttgtgaactggatcttataagccagctcgatcgcccaaaacagcgcaacataCAAGTTGTCCTcacagaactgaccaaataaaattgcaaataaacgtattgattgtgttttatttgtttgcatcattaatatttaacaaagCAGTAAATCCAACATGACTTAAAAGaaagagcatctctgacagcacgagcctcctcaatttgaaaaacaatttggttaaGAGcagtaaaggaggctgtgtggtccagtggttacagaaaagagcttgtaaccatgaggtccccggatcaaatcccacctcagacactgactcattgtgtgactctgagcaagtcacttaacctccttgtgctccgtctttcgcgtgagacgtagttgtaagtgactgtgcagctgatgcatagttcacacaccctagtctctgtaagtcgccttgaataaaggcgtctgctaaataaactaataataataataataaagcacattattaaccaagcaggcacagggtattttgcttcattacagcagcttagattcactcgtgtaccagttctctgcacatggaaaccacattttcacaaaatgtcactagtaatcttcaaaaacagcacgagttcTTTACGCAtggttaatttacatatcaacccccacctttcccattgaTTTGCATGacatcgggtgaaaagcccggtttacgcgagtaaaataaactgagcgaatgcaaacccagaaaagcatttcacacGGGACGTTTTTCTATGGAGTAGACAGAGAGAAGAACGGCAGCAGAACTATGGAGTAGACAGGGAAAGAAATAAGcagtctgcatcctgccagcactgagaaatgccaaTCAATAATTATTTGGTATTTCTTATCAATCAATAATTGTTTTTTGGGTCAATCAACAGATTTTTATTTACGTAAGCTTAAAACTTCAATGCCATAGAACAGGGGGTTAGTGTTTGCTGTCTGGTTTAATGTACATTGATCTATAGATAtactatgtttttaaaaataaataaataattgaaaacaaaaacaatttgcgAATCCAAACTCATGTACAAGCTTATAAACTTAAATGCTTTGCACACAAAATTAAACGTAATAATGCACTGTACAAGAAATGAACACAACCCTCTGgagctttaataattgtatttatttttttacattccgTATCCTTCTACAACCACTAGCATGGCAGCACATGTACAGATGATCATGAAGCTGTGCACAAtcatctttgttttccagaattcccAAATTGAGTTAATCAGCTCTAGACATGTTTGATTAATTTAAGGATTCAGGACAGATGGtttagagttagtttggttaaaacactttgctttttttaaagaataaattcataaaaacaaaaatgggcaGACCAAaccacagcagcatgattttgGGAATAGGCACAATAAACATTGCCAGACAAATGGAGGTTGAGGACGgaactgcattgttttcaaagatttttttttaagaagtggtctgtggattttgACATAGTGGGTGAACAGATCAATTATTACATCAGCAATGTGTTAGTTTGTGCTGCTGGGTTATgttgcatgtgtttatgaaacagcagctacaataccaGTCTTTTACGTTAGCAAATTGTACGTTGATGATTTTATTTGGACAAACaactgggattttattgtgcTAAGTATAGGTGGTTAAAGGGCTTATGGTGTGATGTGTTTTGTGTGAAAtattttagctattttttttttttttaaatgtatttgtgaaaaaccctttatctgaaaataatgaaaaatactTCTTTTCTAACACACATTACAatgctaaactcttagcctttcaaaatatatttctttctgtCATATTAATCAAGTTAggttgagtttattgattttgaactggagcataGATGTGCGAGGATGCAATGATTTTAAACTCTGATTTGACCTCAGTTGCATTACttggactgttttcctttgtaACTGATGTGTTTTAAGGCCAAGAAGGAAGATCTCTATATGAATTATAAAATTTAATGACACAATTTCCTTTCACATGGTAAaggtgtctgaaaaaaaaaaaaactatcagggagTTTCACTATTGAGAAAGTGaaaaattgtaaaattgtaaatacagggttaaatgcattcttttgttttgtggtatccattactgtacattCAACCCAATTAAGCAGAGGTAACAGGGCCTCTGTACGGTCACTAACAAAATCTGCTTATAAATAGGCCAAGGAATCGTGAATTCACTGAAATTGAGACAAAACACAAGGACCTTTAACAGTGAACATCAGTCaggcaagtatgaccacattactgtgcatctcaattttgtatttttaattgaaatgttcttttctttttacttgtagattgctgatctcctgtaaaatgaatctgattaaatcaaactgtcttgaactgtcagaactaatgacttgAATTGATTTGAGCCAGAtaggtgactcgactcgagcaaacTCTCTGACTCGATtcaagcttggcatgtcaaagacttgaCTCTACCCCGTGACTCGACTCCCAATTTTTATGACTCGATTACAACACTGCTGTAGCCTAACGTATCATAAAGGTATTAATTGGCTGTCCCagttaaacgagaggcagttgagacgaccttagtcacactttctTGATTcttattgaaaagaaaaagaatgaaatcgcATCACATTGTGatgaaatgttaaatacataatttgaaatACAagtcgctgttttttttttattcttaaacaaaattaaatagcacctgtgatgttgacacgcaactttctttgcaacagcagcctgagaaaccacaggagactcctccttcttcaagagttcaatgtggttAACGCAATTTACACAaatcacagcgtaatcacgtactcactgcactgtgctatgcgacctgtcttgctctgaaaagcgatctccattcatcatttgaaaatactgtatcccaattaaatgacagAAATAGCATTGGGATCTaatttaagcagcaatcctgaCTATCGGTATCCCGATTGGGTGGCGCAGACTGTACACAACAATTTAAGATGGTGTCCCTTTCTGTGTCCCCTAGATGTTTTTTGATTTCCATTGAGAAAATACatatggggggaggggggttataTTGCAGTCAGGGTCTGGCAACAACAAAACTGTTTGAGGTGTGAAGTTCAGAATTGACCAAAGCTTAGCACTGACTTGAAAGAGCTGGAGACTTGGTCACAAGTAGGGAGTTACATAAAATAATCCTAATGTTCAAACTAGGAAACTCAGCATCTTGCAGACACAATTGCAATCTATTCCATAGATTACTAATGGGACGTAACAAAATCAGAATGGTCTACAAGATGATGAATGTTCCAAACAAGATGTAGTAGTTCATATTTTCCATCTTTGAGTTTTTGACCTCAAGTGATTAGGAGTAACATCATTTATCAAGcatgtttattcttttgttttcaatcAATATTTCTGTATTAGTCAAATTTCGACCTGGTGTTTAGGTCCTCAAGTGGTTGAAATGCTGGTGAACTCTCTTGTGTCCTTCAAGACCCAGTAACTGGCTGAAATTCTTCCCTCATTCAGTGGAGGGATAGGGCTTCACTCTCGTGTGAATTGTACAGTGTCTTTTAAGGTCTGATAAGTGACAACCTCTTCAGACATTCATTACATCGATAAGACTAATTTTTGTGAGACTGCTGGTTGATTTTCAAAGAACTTAAATATGTGAGATCACATTGAGATCAGtcataaggtttctctcctgtgagAATGCACTGATGTGATTGAAGACTCCCAAATcgtgtgaaactcttcccacactcactgcagtgataaggtttctctcctgtgtgagtgcgCTGATGTGACTGAAGACTCCCTAATcgcgtgaaactcttcccacactgaGTGCAGtaataaggtttctctcctgtgtgactgcgCACATGTCTTTTAAGGTTTGATAAACGACTGAATCTCGTCCCACACTCaatgcagtgataaggtttctctcctgtgtgaacatgctggtgtcttttaagattttgtaactttgtgaaactcttcccacactcagtgcagcgataaggtttctctcctttgtCAGCGCGCTGGTCGATTTTAAGGTGTGATGAATGACAATCAGCATAGGGAAATGGAGTCTCTCCTATGAGAATAAGAGGAAAAAAGAGAATAGGCAAAGGTTACTGTAtagcattcttacacattcactcttctgcagggcttccctcataaccatgaccaactcctagagtgaactgtgatgagaatacagtcaaacctgtttaaccctttgcagtccatttattaagtgcatgtcagacacgtcaggtccaatttattttcatacgcacagttaattttagacgcgctgtttaaaagtgttttttccacagtcaaatgggtttaagaggccctgcatatcaacaaagcactcactaggcatctccagccccgccccaccctttcgttcgctatagctttcacctatgtaagaaataaataataataataataataataataataataataataataatagtcgtacataccgatcaatcatctcctgatcactcgttttatcaccaaactcctcaaaaaagctctgcaaatgtccgtgttcactgtgcgctgacgcactatcagccagcttgtttacttatgactgccccgttatctgataccagggccatgtatgactattcatgagatacgcctttattttttttaattttttttcggcttgtctcggctcctgtcgttcccactaggccattgaatggttctcttggctttttccggagaaaaaacgactagaaacccgttttttgcgtttctataatgatgtcggacagtctgacaatggacctgataggaataattgcaatgtcggaccaggtccgacaatagaccgcaaagggttaatatcactcctgttaataccagATGCCAGGCTGAATATAGTGGGTGTCATTAAGGACTAATGCTTGAGACTATCACTTTGATCATTAACACACTCCAGTAAATACCACTCACATGTACCAGtcactgatttccaccccacttaatataGCTTTGAGGCATAAAAGTATAAGATCAGGTTTATATGcaagtgctgtattgaaatgtttcttctggtgacacttaggaacccgactggatttggcaaCACCCAGtgatgagacatgtgatcccagcaccactataaagctgtgggagcagcacaactgcaaacactctaccagaaacagggaaaggcaaagatctaacagcattcaaaACAGACATGATAATGGGTGCACATCAAGCAGATGCCACAGTAGCAAGGAAAGTTATGTTGCAACTTGCAAGCCATTGACATTCAGTTTAGTAACTCATTTCTGCACGGTTAACAGGCAGCtcaatgtttcttgttttgtatgattacctctaaatcccagttcacattcaggtggacaatcatcacacaggctggatcccagctggttgttctcctcaagtgtacagacattattttcagtaggaacttcctctgcAATGGAGACACATTcatgttctatgaattcctctttaataggaacacattccagtcgagggacctcttcatctttaacaaatGTCAGCTTTGcaacctgctttagacttgcacaccactcctggtcaaaggactcctcttgtgtgtgAACTGATTCTAtccttggcccctcctgtgcttcaggTTTAGAAATAGCacggctctctttgggatctgtgtgaaagaaaattgCACAAAATTATAGCTATTACTTACTAGCCaggttcctctacaaagccagccccttgtcagaattcTACTGAGAGACGTCACTGGGTCATTCTGCTGGAACAATCTAtgaggtgtttttttattgtattttttttttttaatgtacagtatatagtgtgCCCAGTTACATTGCACTGCTTTAAATTCCCCAATAAAAATAATGTACCCTCACTAGAGCAAACCTCACAACAGCTAACGAATACAGTGAGTGTCCTCTAATAACAGAACCAAGTCAATAAACTGTTTACACGCAAGAGCTTGACAGTGGAAGTGAACAGCGAGCTACCAGGAAGACAAAGGCCagacctgcaggtgtctgcttgagctcacttgGCACCTGGCCAATAGATACAAATCATGAATGATGGCCTCTAGACTTCTACCTTTCTAGACACTACAGGATGGGGAGCTGGGAATGAGGTTTGATCACTGTGTCTAAAGTATGTGTGGTAGAGAGGTGATCAATGCCTCAAATTGAAGCTAAAATTATTTtatgtaatttagaaaaataaatatcatccacatttccatgttttatatttttgtgttatcaAATAAAATACGTATTACAACTCCTAATGACCTTCTGTGTTATTTGCCTTGACTCACGGATTGTATCAAAGTAAACCTCTCAATTATTTGTATGTGTTAGACTGGAATTAGAAGTGCATTTTCTGTACAACTGACCCTTAAACTTATCATTAAAAACAGTATTCTAAATACCTATGGCTAAAGGGATGATGTATTTTCAGGGTATGTatcaagttaaaaataaattatttattaaaatactgtaacaaAATCTAATACAGTAAGTGGTGTATAACCGGTGTGATAAAGTACATGGAAAAGTGAGAGGGGAAGTATATTGGACCCTGCATAACCCAGTCTATACTTCAATGCCTTAATAGTTACAGAGCTTATAGTTTAAGTCTTCAGCGAACCAAAGACAGCTTTGCGTAATTTACTGGGAGAAGGTCAATATAAAAGGCCTGTGTGGCTGTCCTGACAGGGAGACTGTATTACTGAATCACTGAACTTGAATCTGTGCTTTTGTAACTTTATTATTTGTGAATGTTTGAATTTTGTCAGTAAGCAGATTAGTCAACTGGGTCATTTTCCATGACAAATCACCCCAGAAAAGTTGGATTTTAAACCCTACGTCTCCAATTTACACCAAACTTGGTTCTTAGGGATGTTTCAGGCAAACAAGCTCAAATTTACATTTCTAGACTGATCAGGACAAGGGGTCAACAGTTATAGAGGGGTGAGAATGTGGTTGATGGGAACCCCCCTTAACGTTGACCAACCTTTTACTCAAAAACAGTTAGTGCTACCGACTTGTGGGAAGTGTCATTTTATTGGAACTTGCATGGTAAATTCaggtataaaaatacatttaaaagaaaagaaaatgaagttACACCTTGTAACAGGGgatgtgttacgtgtgtgggtagtcactggaaaacactgacacagacagagcattggtgttgatacgccaTGAATTTCAAcacagtgctgacactagggtaccagcaacgGCAGCCctaatgtcacatttaataaaaaaaaataaagaagccaAAACAAAgttgaaaataaaagtttgccacacaaaatgatgAACGCTAGtcccaggaacctactactctacagTAACCCTCTCTATACCGTTTTGGGTTCCACATTCCCTAAACTGACCTAGTTCTGTTCTGTTGCTTCCGAAGTACCGGCCTCCCCGTGTCTCCGGGCTGttccgacggtcctggctgggcagcgcctccacaggcaccgtcttgcagttaaagagTTCTGTGGTATTTCCTGCGAGCGGACGCTCCCCTCCTTGATGTAAATAAACACACTTCTTTCCGCGCCCGTCTGTGTATCAGATGGCATTGCAAGTGCCCCGAGCTGTGGCAcagccgctttttgagctctgtgCAGCATCCCTGGGCACACCTCTCAGCAAAttcggacctcccgatcagcacAGGTCTGGGTGAGCCAACTGCTCAGCTGGCCACTTCGCAGCTGATTTCTCCATGGCACACACACTTGCGCAGGAGCCAGCGACGCAGATCCCTATCAATCACCTTAACAAActttttgacctttgaccttggggtgaaaccccaaaaataaatattaccaaGAAAAGGTCAAGGTCTCAGCTTCACCTGTGCAAAATTTCACAACGGtaatatttttggtttgctttgaaaaaattaaaacctAACCTGCCCCCACTCCCCCATTTCTAAGAAACCTGAGGGCCAGATTGTAACCCCTGAGGACATGTAATCATTCTGGAAGACAGCCTTCGACAGCATAACCTCCATCTTTGTATCCAGAAAAGGCATCCGgaaaaaatgacaaattgaaaaaagtgacattttgaaatcttacTGCATGACTGTCATGGCTTCGGGTAGACTTTTCCGATataattttgttgtttcttttatcacatgatgttaaatacaaactctaaattgtgttcatatatgtttttttatcctaaaattctaggtgatgcaaaacttttggtcacagttgtaggctgctggttgacaataaaaaaatagaaattatGAATAAATTAATAGTTATTATTAGGTTAAACTGTGCTGTTTCTTCTGTGGCCAGTAATTAGCattatatatgaatcctaagcaaacTTACACAGcatcctacactttggccttgacttaagtttTGTGGCCTTAGTGCCCTCTACACATGTAGTtaactgaaggccattttggccttgccgtttttgttgccaatttagagTCTTGCAATAGGACTATAGGTTTGTTTAATTTACTAGCCACATTGTACTCTTTACAATGCATCACTGTACCAGAAGGAGAGGCATTTAAGGCTGCATTCATACTGGTATCAATGTGTTTGCTGTTCACACGCATCTGTGAGCAAAGGGACCAAGTTAATTTGGTTGCAAGCTGAAGTTTGTGTTTTTggtacttttccatttttttcaggactgagttcgtttgtgttcacaatgtagtttgcaagtgcactcggctcgtttatatggtctgtgaaccagatgtttacaaCATCCTGCAAGGTATCTTTAAAGATAGCAGCTATTGAAGTATTGATTCATTTTTAATaccatgttttagattcttacctattgctgtggaagaaagcagggGAAAAGGGGGAGTACttcactaatttaattaatacatttgttgAATGACGTGCAGTAGGAGAATAGTGCAGTATTCAGTTTCGCAGCACTGCACTGTTCTCCAACTGTAGGAATTCActtgagaaaagactgaatatattgtACTATTTTTActgagttttgtccagttgtttGGCTTAGATTTTGGCATCTGACAATTTATAAATTGGTGCTTTAGTTTCTCACACTGTGCATGTATTATATGGAGAATAATTTGTgacaaaattcaaaaataaacaaaatagacaaactaaataaatacatccataaataaaaaatgaaataaataaatctaaatacattacatagaaaaatacattaaataaagaaatatttatttagtttatgtatttatttagtttatgtctatttgtttatttttgaattttgttcaaacctttcataatggaccaccatcacaaagcgctttaaaagatgcagtaacaagaaaatccataatactttgaaatagagaaatgcataatacatgctatacagtaaaaaacaatgcataatacattaaatacagtggaatttATGCATgctagtagcataatacatgaaatagtagcagcaacacagcagctaatagcagatatcaggcttaaagagcatggaaagcaagagagaacaggtgggtcttgagagcggatttaaagcgagcgacggtgggagcatcacccACCAAAGCTGAGAGAGAGCTCCAAAGAGTCAGAGCTATGAAcctaaatgagcgttctccaagtgtggtgcacttttgcttgggggccagagtcggaggacctcagcttgcgggcagggacatagaggggtcagcaggttgaggaggtactccggacttgtgtgatgaagggcattgtggGGGAGTATGACCAGTTttcaaagtaatcctgaactttacaggtagccagtgcagctgggcaagatggggggtgatgtgttcacattTTTTGCATCTGtcaaggatcctggcagcggtaCTCTGAActaaatgcatgacaaagtatctccacatccgtgagggaaaggtagggacggactttggatatgtttcgaagatggtagaaggaagatagGTCAAGAAGtaggacaccacaagtgactgggtttgcgacaccactgcatccagcatagaaaacagactgcatgcatccggATAGgcaagaggacatccaggagagacaggttcgaGATGCCAGCATACCTGCGAGATGCcagcgtaactcgggcaagcttaagggcagcagggaCCAAGCCTGAGTCCAGgaacaggttgagagtgtgcataatggagggagcaagatcagaagatcagaagcacagaaaCTGACAAGGttagttggccaggggtccagggggcatgtggcagtagttgatttcaataGTAAGCCGaagacatcagcaatggagagaggagagaaaaagaggagagggcaggaggggcaaccaaaggagagtcaaggtggtcaagtagtaaactgggtttgagGTGGGCGAGCGTAGAATAGATGCTGtcaattttgttccgaaagaGTAGAAATCATAACAGATAAGACAGGAGGATGAACGGGAGATGGATCTgttggtggctggatgtaggatttggttaATGATCTtaaaaagagaacattgggtttaccgcgtcccatagttatgatttcagagaagtacttcaccctgggcGCGGCAAGCGCATGCCTGTAGCTcgcgagatggtcggtccagatctctgtgaactgttagtACAGACAccctccacttgcgctcaagcttgtggcaggcagacttaagcaatcgaagttcgagggtgtaccatgggcagtttcaaTCTTTCTTGACTGTtttggttgtaagcggggcaacagtgtcgatgatctgagtaagggtgcattgtagagggtcaccgcatcGTCAACTGAGgatgggagagtaccagttagagggaatgcagagacacattctgagaatttcagaggattcagcagattctttgGGACGGAAGGTGAgaacagtatcagtagcggaggaaggagcagggagattaatattagcagtgattaagaaatggtcagagagagagagagagatttgagGAGTCAAGGCCCTTGGTGATGAGCATACCCAaggtgtgtcctcgggtgtgagtggggacgttgacagattgagagagcccaagacagtccagaagACTGTTGGTCGGTtactaggggggaggaaggcaagtcaacatggaTGTTGacgtcacctaggagtaggattgtCAGTAAAAGtgcagaggaggaagaggaattctgaaaactctgcaataaaaggcagagttactcttaggtggacggtagacaacagcaagggtgagggacatgggagaggggagcttgatgctcaa
Coding sequences within:
- the LOC117407561 gene encoding zinc finger protein 852-like, which codes for MDVSVSVSFFQDELASTIEHAVKAAVDTVLCQITKVVGGKFTEFRMEMAGKEKENESLKLRLEISESELKAVRECMNAADADIKQPLRNMNPDCNEQDFQRNENQGLFQDPKESRAISKPEAQEGPRIESVHTQEESFDQEWCASLKQVAKLTFVKDEEVPRLECVPIKEEFIEHECVSIAEEVPTENNVCTLEENNQLGSSLCDDCPPECELGFRGETPFPYADCHSSHLKIDQRADKGEKPYRCTECGKSFTKLQNLKRHQHVHTGEKPYHCIECGTRFSRLSNLKRHVRSHTGEKPYYCTQCGKSFTRLGSLQSHQRTHTGEKPYHCSECGKSFTRFGSLQSHQCILTGEKPYD